In one Salvelinus sp. IW2-2015 linkage group LG26, ASM291031v2, whole genome shotgun sequence genomic region, the following are encoded:
- the LOC111952177 gene encoding claudin-1, with the protein MTSSAVQLPGYALALIGLVGSMIATTMVEWKRHSYTESTVTSKETYLGLWMSCTVDVTRHTMCVNYKSLFHLPAEILTTRVVMILSVMLSAVGVLVATLGMRCTRCLEEDEKQKDRVAIVGGFLFVIAGVLAISVTSWFANAIIRSFEFSDSPTSLHNRFEFGNAVLVSWGAGICSVVGGFLLGCRYLWSCPQGSRSVSSLTQPKVIPGTRPGTHYV; encoded by the exons ATGACGAGCTCTGCGGTTCAACTTCCCGGTTATGCTCTTGCTTTGATCGGTCTTGTTGGCTCAATGATTGCCACCACTATGGTGGAGTGGAAAAGGCACTCTTACACGGAGAGCACGGTAACATCAAAGGAAACTTACCTGGGGTTATGGATGTCATGCACAGTCGACGTCACAAGACACACGATGTGCGTCAATTACAAGTCACTCTTTCACCTGCCAG CGGAGATTCTGACCACCCGAGTGGTGATGATCCTCAGTGTCATGTTGTCAGCCGTTGGGGTGCTGGTAGCCACGCTGGGGATGAGATGCACCCGATGCCTGGAGGAGGATGAAAAGCAGAAGGACAGAGTAGCCATTGTTGGAGGATTCCTCTTCGTCATCGCAG GTGTTCTGGCCATATCAGTAACCTCCTGGTTTGCCAACGCCATCATCCGGTCCTTTGAATTCTCAGACTCACCTACTTCCTTACATAACAG GTTTGAGTTTGGCAACGCTGTGCTGGTGAGCTGGGGTGCAGGTATCTGCTCTGTGGTGGGCGGATTTCTCCTGGGCTGCAGGTATCTGTGGAGTTGTCCCCAGGGCTCACGCTCAGTCTCATCCTTRACCCAACCCAAAGTAATCCCTGGCACCCGGCCTGGCACCCACTATGTTTAA